One Frankia alni ACN14a DNA window includes the following coding sequences:
- a CDS encoding EAL domain-containing protein, whose amino-acid sequence MGRDGRTRRDGWSGRDDGSGRDGRIRDDARGPARARSAGFGGPPVARWWRWTAIVVAVVVVAVALATLTLPARAALIVVRAAGLASTASGALACFVTAARREGAERSWRLLVGVMVLALSGTALASLRDVVHGGQPVPHITLPMLVLLVPWLCGLAGVLRYPTEPFDTLARGTARQRRWYLITVLDSVIVTGAVALLAWVTVLQNGIKEGDHPVYDILPALVVTAAALVTAVTIILIATFRRPRSLLGLSLLGSGLMVFALAIMIYLYATTRSLADLPRILDMGFVIGPLLVGLAALLPPVQTPLVLVPAAQWTAAEYRRRWWHVMLPYLPLLVAAAVAVVRVLRTDLAGQEEIWALLCLLVLALVRQLTTMADNVRLLERLEDNQRELRRLAFHDPLTGLANRALFADRLDQALARYARVPHPVAVVFCDLDDFKQVNDTLGHAAGDELLRVTARRLTAAVRATDTVARFGGDEFAILLESARARPHDGGGTETESESESESDVESESDAEAGEDPVAIGHRLAEAVRLPVRLADTTYAVAASFGLVVVGTADTAITAETLLHRADLAMYSAKSGKTGLLTVYDAGLGAPDTVPALRAALAAAARDDPSGGRLDVCLRPVVDLATDEVPAYQARLEWHHPRLGVFRPQRLAALGDSAGVGPALDRFLLRHALAWIAGRTQPGARPAAVHVPLLAERVAREGLPAEISSALADAGLPAGALVLDIRGTGRDRDLDATAAVLTRLHRAGVRISLAEVGSADTTVDSLRLLPVDLITLHPAYTALWVDRSTQYRLRILTDAFLATVIDLGIEVIADGVDSRSTARRLLERGCHLATGDIVDNRAPPPATAGRP is encoded by the coding sequence ATGGGGCGTGACGGCCGGACGCGGCGTGACGGCTGGTCGGGGCGTGACGACGGGTCGGGGCGTGACGGCCGGATCCGGGACGACGCACGCGGGCCGGCGCGGGCCCGCTCGGCCGGGTTCGGGGGGCCGCCCGTCGCCCGGTGGTGGCGGTGGACGGCGATCGTCGTCGCCGTGGTCGTCGTCGCGGTGGCGCTGGCCACGCTGACGCTGCCCGCCCGGGCCGCGCTGATCGTGGTGCGGGCCGCCGGGCTCGCGTCGACGGCGTCCGGCGCGCTGGCCTGCTTCGTGACCGCGGCCCGGCGCGAGGGCGCGGAACGCTCCTGGCGCCTGCTCGTCGGCGTGATGGTGCTGGCGCTGTCGGGGACGGCGCTCGCCTCGCTGCGCGACGTCGTCCATGGTGGACAACCCGTGCCGCACATCACCCTGCCCATGCTGGTCCTGCTGGTGCCGTGGCTGTGCGGCCTGGCCGGGGTGCTGCGCTATCCGACCGAGCCGTTCGACACGCTCGCGCGCGGCACCGCCCGGCAGCGGCGCTGGTACCTGATCACGGTGCTCGACAGCGTCATCGTGACCGGCGCCGTCGCGCTGCTCGCCTGGGTGACGGTGCTGCAGAACGGCATCAAGGAGGGCGACCATCCCGTCTACGACATCCTGCCGGCCCTGGTCGTGACCGCCGCCGCGCTCGTCACCGCCGTGACGATCATCCTGATCGCCACGTTCCGCCGCCCGCGTTCCCTGCTCGGCCTGAGCCTGCTCGGCTCGGGGCTGATGGTCTTCGCGCTGGCCATCATGATCTACCTGTACGCGACGACGCGGAGCCTCGCCGACCTTCCGCGCATCCTGGACATGGGCTTCGTGATCGGTCCGCTGCTGGTGGGTCTCGCCGCGCTGCTGCCGCCGGTGCAGACGCCCCTGGTCCTGGTCCCGGCGGCGCAGTGGACCGCCGCGGAGTACCGACGGCGCTGGTGGCACGTCATGCTGCCCTACCTGCCGCTGCTCGTCGCGGCCGCCGTCGCGGTCGTGCGGGTGCTGAGGACCGATCTGGCCGGGCAGGAGGAGATCTGGGCGTTGCTGTGCCTACTCGTGCTGGCCCTCGTCCGGCAGCTGACGACGATGGCCGACAACGTGCGGCTGCTGGAGCGGTTGGAGGACAACCAGCGGGAGCTGCGCCGGCTGGCCTTCCACGATCCGCTGACGGGCCTGGCCAACCGGGCGCTGTTCGCCGACCGGCTCGACCAGGCCCTGGCCCGCTACGCCCGGGTACCCCACCCGGTCGCCGTGGTCTTCTGCGATCTTGACGACTTCAAGCAGGTCAACGACACGCTCGGGCACGCGGCCGGCGACGAGCTGCTGCGCGTCACCGCCCGCCGGCTCACCGCCGCCGTTCGGGCCACCGACACCGTGGCCCGCTTCGGCGGGGACGAGTTCGCCATCCTGCTCGAATCCGCCCGCGCCCGGCCCCACGACGGGGGCGGTACCGAGACCGAGTCCGAGTCCGAGTCCGAGTCCGACGTCGAGTCCGAGTCCGACGCCGAGGCCGGCGAGGACCCGGTGGCGATCGGGCACCGGCTCGCGGAGGCGGTGCGCCTTCCGGTCCGGCTGGCCGACACCACCTACGCCGTCGCGGCCAGTTTCGGGCTCGTGGTCGTCGGCACCGCCGACACCGCGATCACAGCCGAGACCCTGCTGCATCGCGCGGACCTGGCGATGTACTCGGCCAAGTCCGGCAAGACCGGACTGCTCACCGTCTACGACGCCGGCCTCGGCGCGCCGGACACGGTCCCCGCCCTGCGGGCCGCCCTCGCCGCGGCCGCCCGCGACGACCCGAGCGGCGGCCGGCTCGACGTCTGCCTGCGGCCCGTCGTCGACCTGGCGACCGACGAGGTGCCCGCCTACCAGGCCCGGCTCGAATGGCATCATCCCCGGCTGGGCGTGTTCCGTCCGCAACGGCTGGCCGCCCTGGGCGACTCGGCCGGTGTCGGGCCGGCCCTCGACCGGTTCCTGCTGCGCCACGCCCTGGCGTGGATCGCCGGCCGGACGCAGCCCGGAGCGCGACCGGCGGCGGTGCACGTGCCGCTGCTCGCCGAGCGGGTCGCCCGCGAGGGACTACCCGCGGAGATCTCCTCGGCCCTGGCCGACGCGGGGCTGCCGGCCGGTGCGCTCGTCCTCGACATCCGCGGGACGGGCCGGGACCGCGACCTCGACGCCACCGCCGCGGTCCTCACCCGGCTGCACCGCGCGGGCGTGCGGATCTCCCTGGCCGAGGTCGGCTCGGCGGACACCACGGTGGACAGCCTGCGGCTGCTGCCCGTCGACCTGATCACCCTGCATCCCGCCTACACGGCGCTGTGGGTCGACCGCTCGACCCAGTACCGGCTGCGCATCCTCACCGACGCGTTCCTCGCCACCGTGATCGACCTGGGCATCGAGGTGATCGCCGACGGTGTCGACAGCAGGTCCACGGCACGCCGCCTGCTCGAACGCGGCTGCCACCTCGCCACCGGCGACATCGTCGACAACCGTGCCCCGCCGCCCGCGACCGCCGGTCGCCCGTGA
- a CDS encoding HAF repeat-containing protein produces the protein MPNDRRTFIRLAALAGAAAPLALGAVPPAAAATAGAATGDAPAAAPPPRPPFGRPPVLVPGPNAYSPGRLKAGNAAGLLVGSWDDSPYSAIGGIWRDGTVHFLPGSNDPVAVNEAGVVVGDVVTHYERQVFRWFNGNYQRLEHLGGTDTAGGRSSSAAAVSPTGAVVGTSSTNSGTRHAVLWQGLRPQDLGTLGGPSSQASDVNAAGNIVGSGQTAAGQSHAAVWFGGTSHDLGTLGGPTSEAVAINDRGQIVGQSETADGHHHAALWDRGRAIDLGPLPGETTSRAVAINNAGQVLVSSYGPTNSAFLWQAGQRTRLWAPDGSVEATDLNDQGVVSGTVTAADGTTRAFRWRAGRLTELPTLGGNYANAGAVTPTGIILGTSHSATSPLPQAVFWPAPGR, from the coding sequence GTGCCGAACGACCGCAGGACCTTCATCCGCCTGGCCGCGCTGGCCGGCGCCGCCGCTCCCCTCGCGCTCGGCGCGGTCCCACCCGCCGCGGCGGCGACGGCAGGCGCCGCCACCGGCGACGCACCCGCCGCGGCGCCGCCGCCGCGTCCCCCGTTCGGGCGTCCGCCGGTGCTCGTCCCCGGCCCCAACGCCTACAGCCCGGGCCGACTGAAGGCCGGGAACGCCGCGGGACTGCTCGTCGGAAGCTGGGACGACTCCCCGTACAGCGCCATCGGCGGCATCTGGCGCGACGGGACCGTGCACTTCCTCCCGGGCAGCAACGATCCGGTGGCCGTCAACGAGGCCGGCGTCGTCGTCGGCGACGTGGTGACCCACTACGAACGCCAGGTGTTCCGCTGGTTCAACGGCAACTACCAGCGCCTGGAGCACCTCGGCGGCACCGACACCGCCGGCGGGCGCTCCAGCAGCGCGGCGGCCGTCAGCCCCACCGGGGCCGTCGTCGGCACCAGCAGCACCAACAGCGGCACGCGGCATGCCGTGCTGTGGCAGGGCCTTCGGCCGCAGGACCTCGGCACCCTCGGCGGCCCGTCGAGCCAGGCGTCCGACGTGAACGCCGCGGGCAACATCGTCGGTTCCGGCCAGACCGCCGCCGGCCAGTCACACGCCGCCGTCTGGTTCGGGGGAACCAGCCACGACCTCGGCACCCTCGGCGGGCCGACGAGCGAGGCCGTCGCCATCAACGATCGCGGGCAGATCGTCGGCCAGAGCGAGACCGCGGACGGCCACCACCACGCCGCGCTGTGGGACCGGGGCCGCGCGATCGACCTCGGCCCCCTGCCCGGCGAGACCACCTCGCGCGCGGTGGCGATCAACAATGCCGGCCAGGTGCTCGTCAGCTCGTACGGGCCGACGAACAGCGCCTTCCTCTGGCAGGCCGGACAGCGCACCCGGCTGTGGGCGCCCGACGGCTCCGTGGAGGCGACGGACCTGAACGACCAGGGAGTCGTCAGCGGCACGGTGACGGCCGCCGACGGCACCACACGCGCGTTCCGCTGGCGGGCCGGCCGGCTCACCGAACTCCCCACCCTTGGCGGCAACTACGCGAACGCGGGGGCCGTCACCCCTACCGGGATCATCCTCGGCACGTCCCATTCGGCGACCTCGCCGCTCCCGCAGGCGGTGTTCTGGCCGGCCCCCGGCCGCTGA
- a CDS encoding YihY/virulence factor BrkB family protein: MRGRRRDGRATGQRAAAAPDAGAGREVGGSSAGTASDAGPGREPPAAVPDQTLMVPDQAILRDQAVAAVRAADGPGQVTELPRRSWFGVLRRTVREFMDDDLPDRAAALTYYAVLAIFPALLVLVSLVGLLGRSTTDRLLDNIEQLTPGAARDILHNAVNGLRDSAGSGGVVAIIGLAGALWSASGYIAAFIRAANAVYDMPEGRPVWKIAPLRLLITITLVVLLAVSSVIVVFSGALAEQAGTAIGLGHEAITAWSFAKWPVLVLIVTAVIALLYWSTPNVRPHGFRWLTPGSVLAVVIWLVASGAFAFYVATFGSYNKTYGTLAGVIVFLVWLWLSNLAILLGLEFDAEIARARAIAAGLDEGVEPYVEPRDTRAWPRPRRRVARN, from the coding sequence ATGAGAGGGCGCCGGAGGGATGGTCGGGCGACCGGCCAGCGTGCCGCGGCGGCCCCGGACGCCGGTGCCGGTCGCGAGGTCGGCGGTTCGTCCGCCGGGACCGCCTCGGATGCCGGCCCCGGACGCGAGCCGCCGGCGGCGGTGCCGGACCAGACGCTGATGGTGCCGGACCAGGCGATACTGCGGGATCAGGCGGTGGCGGCCGTGCGGGCGGCCGACGGGCCGGGGCAGGTCACCGAGCTGCCCCGACGCTCCTGGTTCGGGGTGCTGCGCCGCACGGTCCGGGAGTTCATGGACGACGACCTCCCCGACCGGGCGGCCGCGCTGACCTACTACGCGGTGCTCGCCATCTTCCCCGCGCTGCTCGTGCTGGTGTCGCTGGTCGGGCTGCTGGGCAGGTCGACGACGGACCGCCTGCTCGACAACATCGAGCAGCTCACTCCCGGCGCCGCGCGCGACATCCTGCACAACGCCGTCAACGGGCTGCGCGACAGCGCCGGGTCCGGCGGGGTCGTCGCGATCATCGGCCTGGCCGGCGCACTGTGGTCCGCCTCGGGGTACATCGCCGCGTTCATCCGCGCCGCGAACGCCGTCTACGACATGCCGGAGGGCCGGCCCGTCTGGAAGATCGCCCCGCTGCGCCTGCTCATCACGATCACCCTGGTGGTGCTGCTCGCGGTCAGCTCGGTGATCGTCGTGTTCAGCGGTGCTCTCGCCGAACAGGCGGGCACCGCGATCGGCCTGGGCCACGAGGCGATCACCGCCTGGTCGTTCGCGAAGTGGCCGGTCCTCGTGCTGATCGTCACCGCCGTGATCGCGCTGTTGTACTGGAGCACGCCCAACGTGCGCCCGCACGGCTTTCGCTGGCTGACGCCGGGCAGCGTGCTGGCCGTCGTGATCTGGCTGGTCGCGTCGGGCGCGTTCGCCTTCTACGTGGCCACGTTCGGCTCGTACAACAAGACCTACGGGACGCTCGCCGGCGTCATCGTGTTCCTGGTGTGGCTGTGGCTGTCGAACCTGGCGATCCTGCTCGGCCTGGAGTTCGACGCCGAGATCGCCCGGGCGCGGGCGATCGCCGCGGGCCTCGACGAGGGCGTCGAGCCGTACGTGGAGCCGCGCGACACCCGCGCCTGGCCGCGCCCGCGCCGACGAGTCGCCCGGAACTGA
- a CDS encoding enoyl-CoA hydratase/isomerase family protein yields the protein MSESGDVAVQTRPDHVAVVEIRRPPHNYFDVHLVEELADTYDKLAAGSEVRAIVLAAQGRHFCAGADFAGASTAAAVTAEEGAPALYRAAARLFAAPIPVVAAVQGSAIGGGVGLALSADFRVASPETRFVANFSRLGLHQGFGLSVTLPAVVGRQKALDLLYTGRRVAGQEAFEIGLADRLAPAEGLRDAALAFAAEIAAAAPLAVRSIRQTMWADLVPAIQAATEREASEQAILRATTDFAEGVRATAERRAPHFTGR from the coding sequence ATGAGCGAGTCCGGCGACGTCGCCGTCCAGACCCGGCCCGACCACGTCGCGGTCGTCGAGATCCGCCGGCCGCCGCACAACTACTTCGACGTGCACCTCGTCGAGGAGCTCGCCGACACCTACGACAAGCTCGCGGCCGGGTCCGAGGTCCGCGCGATCGTCCTCGCCGCGCAGGGCAGGCACTTCTGCGCGGGCGCCGACTTCGCCGGCGCCAGCACGGCGGCGGCGGTCACGGCCGAGGAGGGCGCGCCGGCCCTCTACCGGGCGGCGGCGCGGCTGTTCGCCGCCCCGATCCCGGTGGTGGCCGCGGTACAGGGCAGCGCGATCGGCGGCGGGGTGGGGCTCGCCCTGTCCGCGGACTTCCGGGTGGCGAGCCCGGAGACCCGGTTCGTGGCGAACTTCTCCCGGCTCGGCCTGCACCAGGGCTTCGGCCTGTCGGTGACGCTGCCGGCGGTCGTCGGCCGGCAGAAGGCGCTGGACCTGCTCTACACCGGCCGCCGGGTCGCCGGGCAGGAGGCGTTCGAGATCGGCCTGGCCGACCGGCTCGCCCCGGCGGAGGGGCTGCGCGACGCGGCGCTCGCGTTCGCCGCCGAGATCGCCGCGGCCGCGCCCCTGGCGGTGCGCAGCATCCGGCAGACGATGTGGGCGGACCTCGTGCCCGCGATCCAGGCCGCCACCGAGCGGGAGGCGTCCGAGCAGGCCATCCTGCGGGCCACCACCGACTTCGCCGAGGGCGTGCGGGCCACCGCCGAGCGCCGCGCCCCTCACTTCACCGGCCGCTGA
- a CDS encoding class I SAM-dependent methyltransferase, with protein MTVDDLDAHALVGRPVSSANAAAAAAGAPGEPAPDGRTWARGDYSVIARLLVGLGGDLVRAAGVTPVNRVLDVAAGSGNAAIAAAELGADVTASDLTPKLIERGRQAAADRGISMEWLEADAELLPFADEDFDVVLSCIGAMFAPDQAATARELVRVCRPGGTVAMANWTAGGAMGRLFALLERYVPTRAQGAPAPTDWGDPDHVRALFGDRVGRLETHRRTARLDFAGSPAEWCTLYRACFAPVVETYERLGPDPKLLAALDDDLLRFAAGEYLGPLGGPGRYEFEYLLVLAEPAA; from the coding sequence ATGACTGTTGACGATCTCGATGCACACGCGCTGGTCGGGCGGCCAGTGAGTTCCGCGAACGCGGCGGCCGCCGCCGCAGGGGCACCGGGAGAGCCCGCCCCGGACGGCCGGACCTGGGCCCGTGGGGACTACTCGGTGATCGCCCGCCTGCTCGTCGGCCTCGGCGGCGACCTCGTCCGGGCCGCGGGGGTCACCCCCGTCAACCGGGTGCTCGACGTCGCCGCCGGCAGCGGCAACGCGGCCATCGCGGCCGCGGAGCTGGGCGCGGACGTGACCGCCTCCGACCTCACTCCCAAGCTCATCGAGCGGGGCCGGCAGGCCGCGGCCGACCGCGGCATCAGCATGGAATGGCTGGAGGCGGACGCGGAGCTGCTGCCCTTCGCCGACGAGGACTTCGACGTGGTGCTGTCCTGTATCGGCGCCATGTTCGCGCCCGACCAGGCGGCGACGGCCCGGGAGCTGGTGCGGGTGTGCCGCCCGGGCGGCACGGTGGCGATGGCGAACTGGACCGCCGGTGGGGCGATGGGACGGCTGTTCGCGCTGTTGGAGCGGTACGTCCCCACCCGGGCGCAGGGTGCGCCGGCGCCGACGGACTGGGGCGACCCGGACCACGTGCGTGCCCTGTTCGGTGACCGGGTCGGCCGGCTGGAAACGCACCGGCGTACGGCCCGCCTGGACTTCGCCGGTTCGCCGGCGGAATGGTGCACGCTCTACCGGGCGTGTTTCGCTCCGGTGGTCGAGACATACGAACGTCTCGGCCCGGATCCGAAACTCCTCGCTGCACTCGACGACGACCTGCTGCGATTCGCCGCCGGCGAGTATCTCGGCCCGCTCGGCGGTCCGGGCCGGTACGAGTTCGAATATCTTCTGGTGTTGGCCGAGCCGGCTGCCTGA
- a CDS encoding universal stress protein — MLVEDFGPAWQPGRFELGTDGPRAILAGVDGSRTAMRAAAFAAGLARRQASRLVVVYVASPSVWAALSPAPAGEAVQQVIDSIAAEVRSSIQERSEELGVPIRFLVRAGDPFDGIKRSAAEVQADMVVVGASESAGHRLIGSLASRLVRSGLWPVTVVP, encoded by the coding sequence ATGCTGGTCGAGGACTTCGGGCCGGCGTGGCAGCCGGGGCGGTTCGAACTCGGCACGGACGGCCCGCGGGCGATCCTCGCCGGGGTGGACGGCTCCCGCACGGCGATGCGGGCGGCGGCGTTCGCGGCGGGTCTCGCCCGGCGGCAGGCGTCCCGGCTCGTCGTCGTGTACGTGGCGTCGCCGTCGGTCTGGGCGGCGCTGTCGCCGGCCCCGGCCGGGGAGGCGGTCCAGCAGGTCATCGACTCGATCGCCGCCGAGGTGCGGTCGTCGATCCAGGAACGCTCCGAGGAGCTCGGCGTGCCGATCCGCTTCCTCGTGCGCGCCGGCGACCCCTTCGACGGGATCAAGCGCAGCGCCGCCGAGGTGCAGGCCGACATGGTCGTCGTCGGCGCGTCCGAAAGCGCCGGGCACCGGCTCATCGGCTCCCTGGCGAGCCGCCTGGTCCGCAGCGGCCTGTGGCCGGTGACCGTCGTCCCTTAG
- a CDS encoding WD40 repeat domain-containing serine/threonine protein kinase — protein sequence MSHPSGHGATADGAHDRRPGPGPAEPTQVGPYRLLRRLGAGGMGTVYLGETPTGGQVAVKLIRPDLARLAEFRARLKQEADNARRVARFCTAAVLDVDITAEQPYLITEFVDGPTLAEAVVGRGPLNTAELHQLAVSMTTALMAIHRAGIVHRDLKPSNILLSRLGPKVIDFGIARALDTATRLDLDHGGDRQLGTPAFMAPEQAKGEQVTSAADVFAWGGVLIYAGTGRYPFGGGPTPGLLFRTVNEPPTLDGFEDSLRPLVEDAMRKVAADRPRAEELYARLLDLRADAPVPVPQPPLSLSEVTALIRPLNTTPRGTQPPPTPAAADPLTPVTPITDHQPVGPPPEFPPTPARADLSGSLPSADRGDRSGRSGPPAATGGSGPVRSAGSAGPVGEASPSGQHSVWQPAERWQTSLPEVTDGLVTIWTEAEPRGGAGARPSGHAVGQASGGVARTPEREAGIAARSGPGDGSGPRERLGTKVEAGVGDDVGWAAGAPSASGAETAAPASARGRRRSGRPWLIVAAVAVIAIAAGLVVVLVGRGGNGSAASNVPDSVATRAITLQDDDNGLARRLALAAYTAAPSSPATRSAMIALYGTDVPPTTVDTGPGAVLSAAASPDGSRVATGGTDGVITLWEVAERTRLVRLGSVTSTGWIGALAFNGGGDLLASGGTDGAVRLWNVHDPAHITRWSVARLHTDAVRTVAFSPDSNTLASAGADGVLALWDVTDPANPTQRSRADTSTGGVYSVAFAPAGRTLALAGEDGTVRLWDIRDAAHPTPAAVLRGHTRAVRAVTFGGDGGLLVSGGVDATVRLWDVREPGRPVPQAVVAGQLGGVSSVARGAAPALVASGGDDETVRLFDVSDPAAPVTLTQWHGHTRPISTVTFVAGTGVVLSAGYDGTLRLWEADPGRLARTACADPANRITPEEWTDAFASLPYHQPCA from the coding sequence ATGTCCCACCCATCCGGTCACGGCGCCACCGCCGACGGCGCGCACGACCGCCGTCCCGGGCCTGGGCCCGCAGAACCGACCCAGGTCGGCCCCTACCGCCTGCTGCGCCGGCTCGGGGCGGGCGGCATGGGCACGGTCTACCTGGGGGAGACCCCCACCGGCGGGCAGGTGGCCGTCAAACTGATCCGCCCGGACCTCGCCCGCCTCGCCGAGTTCCGGGCGCGGTTGAAGCAGGAGGCCGACAACGCCCGCCGGGTCGCCCGGTTCTGCACCGCCGCGGTCCTCGACGTCGACATCACCGCCGAGCAGCCCTACCTGATCACCGAGTTCGTCGACGGTCCGACGCTCGCCGAGGCGGTGGTGGGGCGCGGCCCACTGAACACGGCGGAGCTGCACCAGCTCGCCGTGAGCATGACGACCGCCCTCATGGCCATCCACCGGGCCGGCATCGTGCACCGCGATCTCAAACCGTCCAACATTCTGCTGTCCCGGCTCGGCCCCAAGGTCATCGACTTCGGCATCGCCCGCGCCCTGGACACCGCCACCAGGCTCGATCTCGACCATGGCGGGGACCGCCAGCTCGGCACGCCGGCCTTCATGGCGCCCGAGCAGGCCAAGGGCGAGCAGGTCACCTCGGCGGCGGACGTCTTCGCCTGGGGCGGTGTCCTCATCTACGCCGGGACCGGCCGGTACCCGTTCGGCGGCGGCCCGACGCCCGGGCTGCTGTTTCGCACCGTGAACGAGCCGCCCACGCTCGACGGGTTCGAGGACAGCCTGCGCCCCCTCGTCGAGGATGCGATGCGCAAGGTCGCCGCGGACCGGCCGCGCGCCGAGGAGCTCTACGCCCGGCTGCTCGACCTGCGGGCCGACGCGCCGGTCCCGGTGCCACAGCCGCCGCTGTCGCTGTCCGAGGTGACCGCGCTCATCCGGCCGCTGAACACCACGCCGCGGGGCACCCAGCCGCCCCCCACCCCGGCCGCCGCGGACCCCCTCACCCCCGTCACCCCCATCACCGATCATCAGCCTGTCGGGCCGCCGCCCGAGTTCCCGCCGACGCCTGCACGCGCCGACCTCTCCGGCTCCCTGCCGTCCGCGGACCGGGGCGATCGCAGTGGCCGTTCCGGCCCGCCGGCCGCGACCGGCGGGTCCGGGCCGGTCAGGTCGGCCGGGTCGGCCGGACCGGTCGGGGAGGCGTCCCCGTCGGGCCAGCACTCCGTCTGGCAGCCGGCGGAGCGGTGGCAGACGAGCCTGCCGGAGGTCACCGACGGGCTGGTCACGATCTGGACCGAGGCCGAGCCCCGCGGCGGCGCGGGCGCGCGTCCGTCGGGCCACGCCGTCGGCCAGGCGTCGGGCGGCGTCGCCCGCACCCCCGAACGCGAAGCCGGAATCGCGGCGAGGTCCGGACCCGGGGACGGGTCTGGGCCGAGGGAGAGGCTCGGGACGAAGGTCGAGGCCGGCGTTGGCGACGACGTCGGCTGGGCCGCCGGCGCGCCGTCCGCGTCGGGCGCCGAGACCGCGGCGCCGGCGTCGGCGCGCGGGCGGCGTCGCTCGGGGCGGCCGTGGCTGATCGTGGCGGCGGTCGCGGTCATCGCCATCGCCGCGGGCCTGGTCGTGGTGCTCGTCGGCCGCGGTGGGAACGGGTCGGCCGCGTCGAACGTGCCCGACTCGGTCGCCACCCGCGCGATCACGCTTCAGGACGACGACAACGGGCTCGCCCGCCGCCTGGCCCTCGCGGCCTACACCGCGGCGCCGAGCTCGCCGGCCACCCGCAGCGCGATGATCGCCCTGTACGGCACCGACGTACCCCCCACCACCGTCGACACCGGGCCCGGCGCCGTGCTGTCGGCGGCGGCCAGCCCGGACGGAAGCCGGGTCGCCACCGGCGGGACGGACGGCGTCATCACCCTGTGGGAGGTCGCCGAGCGCACCCGGCTCGTCCGGCTCGGCTCGGTGACGAGCACCGGCTGGATCGGCGCGCTGGCCTTCAACGGCGGCGGCGACCTGCTCGCCTCCGGCGGCACCGACGGCGCGGTGCGGCTGTGGAACGTACACGACCCGGCCCACATCACCCGCTGGTCCGTCGCCAGGCTGCACACCGACGCCGTGCGCACCGTCGCCTTCAGCCCGGACAGCAACACCCTCGCCTCCGCCGGGGCCGACGGCGTCCTCGCGCTGTGGGACGTCACCGACCCTGCCAACCCGACCCAGCGCTCCCGCGCCGACACGTCCACCGGCGGGGTGTACTCCGTCGCGTTCGCACCCGCCGGCCGGACACTGGCACTGGCCGGGGAGGACGGCACGGTGCGGCTGTGGGACATCCGCGACGCGGCCCACCCCACACCGGCCGCGGTCCTGCGCGGACACACCCGCGCCGTGCGTGCCGTGACCTTCGGCGGTGACGGTGGCCTGCTCGTCTCCGGCGGCGTCGACGCCACCGTCCGACTGTGGGACGTGCGCGAACCCGGGCGTCCCGTCCCGCAGGCGGTCGTCGCCGGCCAGCTCGGCGGGGTCTCGAGCGTGGCCCGTGGCGCCGCCCCCGCGCTCGTGGCGTCCGGCGGCGACGACGAGACGGTGCGCCTGTTCGACGTCAGCGACCCCGCCGCGCCGGTCACGCTGACCCAGTGGCACGGTCACACTCGCCCGATCAGCACGGTCACGTTCGTCGCCGGCACCGGCGTCGTGCTGTCCGCCGGGTACGACGGCACGCTGCGGCTGTGGGAGGCCGACCCGGGCCGCCTCGCCCGCACCGCCTGCGCCGACCCGGCGAACCGGATCACACCGGAGGAGTGGACCGACGCGTTCGCGTCGCTGCCCTACCACCAGCCCTGTGCCTGA